Genomic window (Sphingomonas japonica):
GCTGGGGCTGGAGCCCGATCAGGTGCGGATCGTCGCGCCCTATATCGGCGGCGGTTTCGGGTCGAAGCTGGGCATCGCGCCGGAGTCGGTGGCGGCGGCGATCGCGTCGAAGAAGCTTGGCCGTCCGGTAAAGGCGGTGATGACCCGGCCGCAGGTGTTCGAGGCGACCGTGCGGCGGTCGAACACCCGCCAGCGTGTCCGACTGGCGGCGGGCAGGGACGGCACGCTGACCGGCATCGGCCACGAGACGATCGTGTCGAACCTCGAAGGCGAGGACTTCTTCGAACCGGCCGGGCTGGCGACGCATTTCCTGTATGCCGGCGCGAACCGCACGATCACGCACGATATCGTCCGGGTGAACCGCGTGCTGTCGGGATCGATGCGCGCGCCGGGCGAAGCGGTGGGAATGCTCGCGCTCGAAAATGCGATGGATGAGCTGGCCGAGAAGCTCGAGATCGATCCGGTGGAATTGCGGAAGCGCAACGAGCCCGACAAGGACCCGTCGAAGGACATTCCGTATTCGGCGCGATCGCTGACGCAGTGCCTCGACGAAGGCGCCCGGGCATTCGGGTGGGCGGATCGCAATCGCACGCCGGGGAAAGCGTGCGACGGCGCATGGCTGATCGGGCAGGGCATGGCCGCGGCGGCGCGGTCGAACATGCTGCAACCGTCGCAGGCACGCGTGCTGCTCACCGCCGACGGGGTCGTTGTCGAGACCGACATGACCGATATCGGCACCGGCACCTATACCATCCTCGCGCAGATCGCGGGCGAGTTGCTCGGCATGCCGATCGAGCGGATCGACGTACGGCTGGGCGACACCGACTTTCCTCCGGGGGCGGGCTCGGGCGGTTCGTGGGGTGCAGGATCGTCGGGATCGTCGGTCTATCTGGCGTGCGAGCATATCCGCGCCGGGATCGCCGCCAAGCTGGGGGTCGCGCCCAATGCCCTGACGCTCAAGGACGGCGAGGCGATCGCCGACAATCGTCGCACGCCGTTCGCGGACATCGTCGGCGACGGGATCGAGGCGGTCGGCTGTATCGAGCCCGGCGACATGGAGGAAAAGTTCAATCAGGCGTCGTACGGCGCGCATTTCTGTGAAGTCGCGGTCCATGCCGTGACCGGCGAAGTGCGGGTGCGGCGATGGCTGTCGACCTTTGCCGCGGGGCGCATCCTCAACGAGCAGACGGCGCGGTCGCAGTGCATCGGCGGCGTCACCTTCGGCATCGGCGCGGCGCTGACCGAGGACCTGATCCACGATCCGCGCGACGGCAAGGTCGTCAACCGCGACCTCGCCGAATATCACCTGCCCGTCCATGCCGACGTGCCGCACATCGACATCCGCTTCCTCGAGGAGCGCGATACCAAGGCCAATCCGCTCCATGCCAAGGGGATCGGCGAGCTCGGAATATCGGGCGCAGGCGCGGCGGTGACCAACGCGATCTACAACGCGACCGGCGTGCGGGTGCGCGATTATCCGGCGACACTCGACAAACTTCTTGCGGGGTTGCCGGAGGTTTGATCGACCGACGCCGCTTCCTACATCGCGCATCATAATCCAGATCAAGGAAGCGGCATGACCGACAGCATCACCGAGCGCCCGGCACTGCACTCGCCGCTCGATCGGGGGGTACAGGGGGTGATCGGTAAGCCGATCGATCGTGTCGATGGCCCTGCCAAGGTCACCGGTGCGGCGCGCTATGCCTATGAAACCGACCCCGACGGTACTCTTTATGGCCATGTCGTCGGCGCGACGATCGGTCGCGGGCGGATCATTTCGGTCGATGCCGACGCGGCGCGCGCCGCAACCGGCGTCGTCGCGGTGATCGTCGACGATGCGCGGATCCCGTCGGATAGCGCCGGCGGCGCGGAGAAAGGGCTGCCGGGGTTCACCCGCGACATCTCCTATTTCGGGCAGCCGGTCGGCATCGTAGTCGCCGACAGTTTCGAGGCGGCACGCGCGGCGGCGCGGCTGGTGCGCATCGAATATGAACCGGGCGAGGGTCGGTTCGATCCGGCGGCGGTCGACGACGTCGATCCCGAACCGGCCAGCGCGTTCGTCAAGAATGTCGCGATCGGCGATCTCGACGCGGCGCTGGCGGCATCAGTGGTGACCTATGACGCGACCTTCACCACTCCGCACCACCTCCCGGCTGCGATGGAGCCGCATGCGACGACGGCGTCGTGGGACGGCGACCAGCTCGTGCTGCGATCGAGCCTGCAGGTGCTGGCGGGCGCGAGGAAGAAAGTGGCGGGAACGCTGGGCATTGCCGCCGAACAGGTGCGCATCCTCGCGCCGTTCGTCGGGGGCGGGTTCGGCGGCAAGACCGGAACCGGCACCGAGACGGTGATGGCGGCGGTCGCGGCGCGCGAGGTCGGGCGCCCGGTCAAGGTCGCGCTGTCGCGGCGGCAGACCGCACAATTGGTGCACCGCCGATCGGAGACGCAGCAGCGAATCCGCCTGGGTTGTGACGAGAACGGCAAACTGCTGGCCATCGCGCAGGAAAGCACGGTTTCGCAAAAGGACGGCCGCGGGTTCGTCGAGCCGGTGCCGTTCGGGTCGCTGCCGCTCTATGCCGCAGCGGCGCGGCGCTTTACGACCGGCCTGCGCCGCGTCGATCTGCCGACAAGCGGTGCGGTGCGTGCGCCCGGCGAGGCGATCGGCACGCTGACGCTGGAGACGGCGATCGACGAACTGGCCGAGATGATCGGGATCGACCCCGTCGAGTTCCGCCGTATCAACGAGCCCGCCAGCGATCCCGGCAGCGGCAAACCCTTTTCCACTCGGCGCATGACCGATTGCTATGCCGAAGGCGCACGACGCTTCGGCTGGGACGCGCGCGAGCCCAAGCCTGCGCAGCGGCGGGAGGGCGACTGGTGGATCGGCCACGGCATGGCCGCTGCGTTCCGCGGCAACTTCACCGTCGAATCCAGGGCGCGGGTGCGGCTGGGCGGCGACGGGCGGGCGGTGATCGAAACCGACATGACCGATATCGGCACCGGCACCTATACGATCGCGGCGCAGGTCGCTGGCGAGATGCTGGGGCTGGGCGTCGACGCAGTGACGGTGACGCTGGGGGATACCGACCTTCCCGAAAGCGCGGGATCGGGCGGATCGTTCGGCGCAGGATCGACCGGATCGGCGATCGCGCTGGCGTGCGAGACGATCATCGCCGAGCTGGCGCAGCGGATGGGCACGACGCCGGAAGACATGACGCTGAAGGACGGCCACGCGATCGCGGGCAATCGCAGGGTGCCGATCGGCGAACTGGTCGGGAACGCGCCGGTCGCGGCGGAAGGGCACGCCAAGCCGGGCGCGCATACGCCCAGAAGCTCGCAAGCGTCGCACGGTGCGCATTTTGCGGAAGTCGCGGTGCACGCGGTGACCGGGGAAGTGCGCGTTCGCCGCTTCGTCAGTGTGTGCGATGTCGGGCGCGTGCTCAATGCCAAGACTGCGCGCAGCCAGATCCTCGGCGGCATCATCTGGGGGATCGGCTATGCGCTGTGCGAGGAAGGCGTGATCGATCCGCGCACCGGGCAGTTCGTCAATCCCGATTTCGGCGAGTATCACATGCCCGTCCAGGCCGACATTCCGCATATTGACGTGCATTTCATCGAGCAACACGACGCGATCGCCAACGAGGTCGGCGCCAAGGCGGTCGGCGAGCTCGGGATATCGGGCGCGGGCGCGGCGGTGACCAATGCAATCTACAATGCCTGCGGCGTACGGGTGCGCGACTTTCCGATGACGCTCGACAAGGTGCTTGCGGGGCTGCCCGAATCATGACCGACAACGAGACGGTGCTTGCTGCCGCGCGCGCCTGGGCAGGGGAACCGATGGCGATCGCAACGGTGGTGTCGACCTGGGGGTCGGCGCCGCGGCCGCGCGGCAGTCACATGATCGTGCATGGCGATGGCCGGTTCGAGGGATCGGTATCGGGCGGCTGCGTCGAGACCGACATCCTCGCCACCGCTGCCGACGTCATCGCGGGCGCGCCGTTCCAGCGCAGGCAGTATGGCGTCGCCGACGACGCGGCGTGGGAAGTCGGGCTGCCATGCGGCGGCGAGATCGAGGTGATGGTGCAGAAGGTCGCGGCCGACGGCTTCGATCCCGAGCTGTTCGAGCGCATTGCCGAGGCACGCGCGGACGGGCAGTCGCTGACGGTGACGACTGACCTGGAAAGCGGGCAGTCGTCGCTGCGCCCCGCCGAGGGTGCGGCGTTCGTCAACCGGTATGACCCGCCGCGCCGCTTGCTGATCGTGGGCGCGGTGCAGATCGCGCAGGCGCTGGCCGGGCTGGCACGCGAACTAGGGATCGAAACGGTGGTGATCGATCCGCGCGCGCGCTTCCTGACCGAGGAACGCTTTCCGGGCGTGACGCTCGACGATCGCTGGCCGGACGAAGCGGTCGCGGCCTATGCGCCCGGCCCGGCGACGGCGGTCGTGACGCTGAGCCACGACATCAAGATCGACGACCCGGCGCTGGCCGAGGCGCTGCGGCGCCCGACCGGCTATGTCGCAGCTTTGGGGTCGCGCAAGAGCCATGCGGCGCGGCGCGAGCGGTTGTCGCAGCTCGGCTTCGATGCGGCGACGCTCGACCGCATCGACGGACCGGCGGGGCTGGATATCGGCGCGATCGGCCCGGCCGAGATCGCGCTGTCGGTGGCGGCGGCGATGGTGCAGGCATTCCATGCTCGCCCCTGAGACGACGGCGCTGGTGCTGCTCGCGGCGGGGCGTTCGGAGCGGTTCGGAGATACCGACAAGCTGGCCGAGCCGTTCCTGGCCGAGCCGCTCGCCTTTCATGTCGTGCGGGCACTGGAGTCGGTGCCGTTCCAGGCGCGGATCGCGGTGGTGTCGGGGACGAAGCTCGATTTCGCGGCACGCGGCTATCGTGTCGTCGAGAACCGGCGCGCGGATAGCGGGCAGGGCCATTCGCTGGCGCTGTGTATCGACGCCGCGCGCGAGACCGGCGCCAGCGCGGTGCTGGTCGCGCTGGCCGACATGCCGCGGGTGACGGCGGCGCATATCTACCGGCTGTTCGATGCCAGCGAGGGTCCCGACACCGCGGTCGCGTCTAGCGACGGGGTGCAGCCACGCCCGCCGGCGCTGTTTGGAGCGGCGCATTTTCCGGCGCTGATGGCGCTAGACGGCGATCAGGGCGCGCGGCGGCTGATCGCGCGCGGGCATCATGTCGTGACGTCGCCGGGCGAGCTGGTGGATATCGACACGCCGGAGGAACTGGCGGCGCTGCGCGCATTGTACGGGGTGGCGGACTGAACGCTATTCGTGGCGCAGCGCGTCGATTGGGTTGAGCGCGGCGGCGCGGCGGGCCGGGAAGAAACCGAACACCACGCCGATCACTGCCGAGATGGCGAAGGCGATGACATTGATCTGAAGGTCGAAGATCCACGGCACCTGCATCAGCGGGGTGAGCACCGCGATGACGATCTGCGCCAGCACCAGCCCGATCAGCCCGCCGAGCATCGACAGCACGATCGCCTCGACCAGGAATTGAAGCAGCACTTCGCGCGCCACCGCGCCGATCGCGAGGCGGATGCCGATCTCGCGCGTACGCTCGGTCACCGACACCAGCATGATGTTCATGATGCCGATGCCGCCGACCACAAGGCTGATCCCCGCCACTGCGGCGACGATCGAGGTGAGCAGCTGCGTCGTGCCGGTCAGTGTCTGGGTGATCTGCGCGGTGTCGAAGATGTTGAAATTATCTTCCTCGCCCGGCTCGATGTTGCGGCGTTCGCGCAAGAGATCGCTCAGCGCGGCCTGGACCTGCGCAGTGTCGAACGCGGCGTCGGTGCCGACCAGCATCACCGAGATGTCGCGCGACCCGGTGAAACGCCGCTGCACCGCCTTGATCGGCATGATGACGATATCGTCCTGATCGCCGCCGAACCCGGCCTGGCCGCGGGTTTCGAGGGTGCCGATGACGTCGCATGAAATATCGTTGAGGCGCATGCGTTCGCCGATGGCATTACCGCCACGAAACAGGTTCTGCCGCACGGTGTTGCCGATGATGCACACCGCCTTGCCCGATGCTTCCTCGGCCGGAAGGAAGATGCGGCCCGACGTCAGTTCCCAAGGCTGGACGTCGAAATAGGCGCTGGTGGTGCCGTTGATCGTCGTCGACCAGTTGGCGCCGTTGTAGATCGCGGTCGCCGAGGACTGCGCCTGCGGGGCTACTGCGGTGACCCCGGCTACCTGGCGCTGGATCGCGGTCACGTCGGCTTCCTCGAACGCGGGCGGGCGCGGGCCGCCGCCGCCGCGGCCAAAGCCCTGGCCAGGCCGGACCTGGAGGATATTCGTGCCGAGCGACGCGATCGACTGGGTGACGGCGGCGGTGGTCGCGGTTCCGAGCGTGACCATCGCCACCACTGCGGCGACACCGATGACGATGCCGAGGATCGTCAGGAACGAACGCAGGATATGGCGGCGGATCGAGCGGATCGCGAGGGTGAAGGTGGTCAGCAGCATCAGGCGAGCGCCGCGCGCTGCGCATGGCCGGCCTCGATGCGTTCGACCAGCCCATCCTTGAAATGGACGATGGTGCGCGCGAAGGCGGCCATGTCAGGTTCGTGCGTGACCATCAGCACGGTGATGCCGTTGGTCTGATTGAGGTCGGTCAGCAATTCCATGATCTCGACCGAGCGTTCGCTGTCGAGATTGCCGGTCGGTTCGTCCGCGAGGAGCACGTCGGGGCTGGTGACGATCGCGCGGGCGATCGCGACGCGCTGCTGCTGGCCGCCCGACAGCTCGGCGGGGGTGTGGTCCCACCAGTCGGCGAGCCCGACCTTGTCGAGCGCCGCCATGCCGAGGTCGTGGCGCGTCTTTTTGTCCTCACCGCGATAGACCAGAGGTAGCTCGACATTTTCGAGCGCGTTGGTGCGGCTGAGCAGGTTGAAACCCTGGAACACGAAACCGAGATATTTGCGGCGCAGCAGCGCGCGCTGGTCGCGGTCGAGCGTCTCGACGGGGACGTTACGGAAACGGAACGTGCCCCCGGACGGCACGTCGAGGCAGCCAAGGATGTTCATCGTCGTCGACTTGCCCGACCCCGACGGCCCCATCACTGCGACGAAATCACCCTGCGCGATGTCGAGATCGACGCCCTTGAGCGCCTGGAACGCGGTCGGCCCCTCGCCATAGGTCTTTACCACGCGGCGCAGGCGGATAATCGGTTCGGCGTCAGCCACCGCGCGCGCCCTTGGCCGCGCCGGCGCCTGCCTTGGTCGCGCCGTCTTCGCCCGAGAGCTGGCCAGTGATGATCTGCATGCCGGGGCGCAGGTCGCCGCCGGTGACCTCGGTCATGCTGCCGTCGGTGTTGCCCGTCGTGATCTGGACGGCGCGCGGCTGGCCGTCTTCACCGAGCACATAGACGGTCTGCTGCGACCCGCGGCCGATCGTTGCGGTGCGCTCGGGGCGGCCGCCGCGGCGGCGTCCGCGCGGCACGATCGCCCCTGCCAGCCCGCCGCCCTTTTCGGCCTCGGCACCGGAGGCGGCAGGCGTGAAGCGCAGCGCACCGTTGGGGACGAGCAGCACGTTGCGGCTTTCCGCCGTCACGATCTCCGCGGTCGCGGTCATGCCGGGGCGAAGCCGCTGCTCCGGATTGGCGACGCTCAGGGTGGCGGCGTAGGACACGACCTGGCCGGTGGTCTGGCTGGTGGTCGTCGTCGTCGACGACGAGCTTGCAGCCTGCGCCGACAGGTTCGACCCGACATCGACGCGAGTGATCGTCGCCGGGAAGGTTTCGCCGGGAAAGGCGTCGACCGCGAAGGTGGCGCGCTGGCCCTCCTTTACCGAGCCAACATCGGCCTCGTCGATCGCGACCTCCAGCTCCATCTGGCTGAGATCCTCGGCGATCACGAACAGGGTCGGGGTGTTGAGCGAGGCAGCGACGGTCTGGCCGGGATCGACCTGCCTTGCGAGCACGACGCCGTTGACCGGCGAGCGGATGATCGCGCGTTCACGCTGGGTCTGGCTGGCCGACAGCTGTGCGCGAGACGCCTCGACATTTGCCTGGGCGGTGCGGACCCCGGCGACGGCGCGCGCGGAAGCGGCGCGGGCGGTGTCGAGTTCGGTCTTGGCAGGGACGCGCCCGCCCGACAGGCGGCTCACTTCCTCGAACCGGCCGAGCGTCGCGCGCGCTTCCTGCAAGGTCGCTTGCGCCTGCTCGACGGCGGCCTGCTGCGCGGCGAGATTGGCCTGGTTCTGGCGGATCTGGTCGTCGAGCTGTTCCGGGTCGATCAGCGCGAGCGACTGGCCCGCGGTGACGCGGTCGTTGACGTCGACGACAACCTGCGTGACCAGTCCCGACAGCTGCGAGCCGACCGTGACCTGATTGGTCGGCGCGAGCTTGCCGGTCGCGGACACGGTGACGGTGAGCGAGCCGCGGCGCGCGGGCTGGGTGGCGTAGCCGGTCGCTTCGGCCGGAGACAGCACGCGCCAGGCGGTGAAGACGAGCAGCAGCACGCCGATCGCGACCGCGACCCATTTGAGGTTGCGGCGCCATGCCGGGGTCTGTTTCGCGCCCAGAAACTCGTCGAGCGCGGGGGAGGGGGCGGTTTCCTGATCAGCCATTGCCGTTCCTGAAGGTCGTCGAGGCGGACGCCCCGGGGAGCGTGGTCGAATCCCAGCCGCCGCCCAATGCGCCGAACAGCTGGATGAGTGCGGTGGTGCGGTCGGACTGCGCCGTGGTCAGGCTGTTGCGCGCCTGCAGCAGCGTGGTTTCGGTCTGGTTCAGCGTGGTGAAATCGGTGAGGCCGGCGCGGTACTGGCTGCGCGACAGGATCGCCGAATTATTTGCCGCGTCGAGCTGGATGGTGATCTCGGCCCTGCGGGCGTCGGCGGTGTTGAGCGCGACGATCGCATTCTCGATATCCTCGAGCGCGACCAGCACCGTCTGGCGATAGGCGAGGAACGCGGCGTCGGTCGCCGCTTCCTGCGCGCGCACCTGCGATCGGGTGCGGCCGCCGTCGAAGATCAGCTGGCTGAGCCCTGCGAACAGGCTGCCGGTGACGAGATCGCCGATGCGGGAGATCGCGGTGGCGTTGGTGTCGAGCCCGCCCGAGATCGACAGCGCCGGATACAGCTGGGCAGTGGCGACGCCGACCTGCGCGGTTGCGGCGGCGAGCTGACGCTCGGCGGCGCGCACGTCGGGGCGCTGGCGCAGCGTGTCGGCGGGGATGCCGACCGCGATCGCCTGCGGCCCGAGCGGAATCGGCAGCGGTTGTTCGAGGCGGGAGCGCAATGCACCCGGCGCCTGGCCGATCAGTACGCCCAGCCGTGCCACGGACTGCGCATAGCTTTGTTCGAGCGACGGGATCGTCGCGGCGGTGGCGGCACGCTGCGACCGGGCCTGTTCGGTATCGAGCGAGGAGACCAGCCCGGCCTGGATGCGGAAGCCCGCGATTTCGAGATTCTCGTCCTGGATGGCGAGGCTCAGGCGGGCATTGGC
Coding sequences:
- a CDS encoding xanthine dehydrogenase family protein molybdopterin-binding subunit, which gives rise to MAETNSLTMDKPVEASLLDSGAQGVIGKPLARIDGPRKVSGSATYAAEYPTEKLAYGYLVRAPVGSGTLTGIDAAAAKAMPGVIDVIHDFEGFIRNAQQGGETDAPTMGVRAIAYVGEPVAIVVAESYEAARDAAGQVRVAIDEGVGDYGFDERLGEAEKPADAMIPAHDAKGDLDRAMAEAEVTIDATYTTPSQNSAAMEPHASIASWTADGLVLWGAYQMPSSDKLQLADALGLEPDQVRIVAPYIGGGFGSKLGIAPESVAAAIASKKLGRPVKAVMTRPQVFEATVRRSNTRQRVRLAAGRDGTLTGIGHETIVSNLEGEDFFEPAGLATHFLYAGANRTITHDIVRVNRVLSGSMRAPGEAVGMLALENAMDELAEKLEIDPVELRKRNEPDKDPSKDIPYSARSLTQCLDEGARAFGWADRNRTPGKACDGAWLIGQGMAAAARSNMLQPSQARVLLTADGVVVETDMTDIGTGTYTILAQIAGELLGMPIERIDVRLGDTDFPPGAGSGGSWGAGSSGSSVYLACEHIRAGIAAKLGVAPNALTLKDGEAIADNRRTPFADIVGDGIEAVGCIEPGDMEEKFNQASYGAHFCEVAVHAVTGEVRVRRWLSTFAAGRILNEQTARSQCIGGVTFGIGAALTEDLIHDPRDGKVVNRDLAEYHLPVHADVPHIDIRFLEERDTKANPLHAKGIGELGISGAGAAVTNAIYNATGVRVRDYPATLDKLLAGLPEV
- a CDS encoding xanthine dehydrogenase family protein molybdopterin-binding subunit, which codes for MTDSITERPALHSPLDRGVQGVIGKPIDRVDGPAKVTGAARYAYETDPDGTLYGHVVGATIGRGRIISVDADAARAATGVVAVIVDDARIPSDSAGGAEKGLPGFTRDISYFGQPVGIVVADSFEAARAAARLVRIEYEPGEGRFDPAAVDDVDPEPASAFVKNVAIGDLDAALAASVVTYDATFTTPHHLPAAMEPHATTASWDGDQLVLRSSLQVLAGARKKVAGTLGIAAEQVRILAPFVGGGFGGKTGTGTETVMAAVAAREVGRPVKVALSRRQTAQLVHRRSETQQRIRLGCDENGKLLAIAQESTVSQKDGRGFVEPVPFGSLPLYAAAARRFTTGLRRVDLPTSGAVRAPGEAIGTLTLETAIDELAEMIGIDPVEFRRINEPASDPGSGKPFSTRRMTDCYAEGARRFGWDAREPKPAQRREGDWWIGHGMAAAFRGNFTVESRARVRLGGDGRAVIETDMTDIGTGTYTIAAQVAGEMLGLGVDAVTVTLGDTDLPESAGSGGSFGAGSTGSAIALACETIIAELAQRMGTTPEDMTLKDGHAIAGNRRVPIGELVGNAPVAAEGHAKPGAHTPRSSQASHGAHFAEVAVHAVTGEVRVRRFVSVCDVGRVLNAKTARSQILGGIIWGIGYALCEEGVIDPRTGQFVNPDFGEYHMPVQADIPHIDVHFIEQHDAIANEVGAKAVGELGISGAGAAVTNAIYNACGVRVRDFPMTLDKVLAGLPES
- a CDS encoding XdhC family protein, coding for MTDNETVLAAARAWAGEPMAIATVVSTWGSAPRPRGSHMIVHGDGRFEGSVSGGCVETDILATAADVIAGAPFQRRQYGVADDAAWEVGLPCGGEIEVMVQKVAADGFDPELFERIAEARADGQSLTVTTDLESGQSSLRPAEGAAFVNRYDPPRRLLIVGAVQIAQALAGLARELGIETVVIDPRARFLTEERFPGVTLDDRWPDEAVAAYAPGPATAVVTLSHDIKIDDPALAEALRRPTGYVAALGSRKSHAARRERLSQLGFDAATLDRIDGPAGLDIGAIGPAEIALSVAAAMVQAFHARP
- a CDS encoding nucleotidyltransferase family protein, which produces MLAPETTALVLLAAGRSERFGDTDKLAEPFLAEPLAFHVVRALESVPFQARIAVVSGTKLDFAARGYRVVENRRADSGQGHSLALCIDAARETGASAVLVALADMPRVTAAHIYRLFDASEGPDTAVASSDGVQPRPPALFGAAHFPALMALDGDQGARRLIARGHHVVTSPGELVDIDTPEELAALRALYGVAD
- a CDS encoding ABC transporter permease → MLLTTFTLAIRSIRRHILRSFLTILGIVIGVAAVVAMVTLGTATTAAVTQSIASLGTNILQVRPGQGFGRGGGGPRPPAFEEADVTAIQRQVAGVTAVAPQAQSSATAIYNGANWSTTINGTTSAYFDVQPWELTSGRIFLPAEEASGKAVCIIGNTVRQNLFRGGNAIGERMRLNDISCDVIGTLETRGQAGFGGDQDDIVIMPIKAVQRRFTGSRDISVMLVGTDAAFDTAQVQAALSDLLRERRNIEPGEEDNFNIFDTAQITQTLTGTTQLLTSIVAAVAGISLVVGGIGIMNIMLVSVTERTREIGIRLAIGAVAREVLLQFLVEAIVLSMLGGLIGLVLAQIVIAVLTPLMQVPWIFDLQINVIAFAISAVIGVVFGFFPARRAAALNPIDALRHE
- a CDS encoding ABC transporter ATP-binding protein, with product MADAEPIIRLRRVVKTYGEGPTAFQALKGVDLDIAQGDFVAVMGPSGSGKSTTMNILGCLDVPSGGTFRFRNVPVETLDRDQRALLRRKYLGFVFQGFNLLSRTNALENVELPLVYRGEDKKTRHDLGMAALDKVGLADWWDHTPAELSGGQQQRVAIARAIVTSPDVLLADEPTGNLDSERSVEIMELLTDLNQTNGITVLMVTHEPDMAAFARTIVHFKDGLVERIEAGHAQRAALA
- a CDS encoding efflux RND transporter periplasmic adaptor subunit, with product MADQETAPSPALDEFLGAKQTPAWRRNLKWVAVAIGVLLLVFTAWRVLSPAEATGYATQPARRGSLTVTVSATGKLAPTNQVTVGSQLSGLVTQVVVDVNDRVTAGQSLALIDPEQLDDQIRQNQANLAAQQAAVEQAQATLQEARATLGRFEEVSRLSGGRVPAKTELDTARAASARAVAGVRTAQANVEASRAQLSASQTQRERAIIRSPVNGVVLARQVDPGQTVAASLNTPTLFVIAEDLSQMELEVAIDEADVGSVKEGQRATFAVDAFPGETFPATITRVDVGSNLSAQAASSSSTTTTTSQTTGQVVSYAATLSVANPEQRLRPGMTATAEIVTAESRNVLLVPNGALRFTPAASGAEAEKGGGLAGAIVPRGRRRGGRPERTATIGRGSQQTVYVLGEDGQPRAVQITTGNTDGSMTEVTGGDLRPGMQIITGQLSGEDGATKAGAGAAKGARGG
- a CDS encoding efflux transporter outer membrane subunit, with amino-acid sequence MFARPFLVLTASALALAGCSVGPDYRPSSASDLGVPDAYSVAAPPAPQVDLTRWWAQFDDPLLGELVETATRDNLDVGQAVARLRQARESLVQARGSLLPSLSASGGYSRRQNLVGGTNTVQLPDGTIIETGAGSSDNFSIGGDASYQVDLFGGVRRSIEGASAGYEASAFDLASIRTAIQGEVARNYVLARAAQAQLANARLSLAIQDENLEIAGFRIQAGLVSSLDTEQARSQRAATAATIPSLEQSYAQSVARLGVLIGQAPGALRSRLEQPLPIPLGPQAIAVGIPADTLRQRPDVRAAERQLAAATAQVGVATAQLYPALSISGGLDTNATAISRIGDLVTGSLFAGLSQLIFDGGRTRSQVRAQEAATDAAFLAYRQTVLVALEDIENAIVALNTADARRAEITIQLDAANNSAILSRSQYRAGLTDFTTLNQTETTLLQARNSLTTAQSDRTTALIQLFGALGGGWDSTTLPGASASTTFRNGNG